A DNA window from Porites lutea chromosome 6, jaPorLute2.1, whole genome shotgun sequence contains the following coding sequences:
- the LOC140941619 gene encoding uncharacterized protein: MDLAKMGYKTHLEEGVGILPSLKAPVAHQEGHFVPNEGWALRAAKKAYRSSEKQKSYLLAKFSIGQTTGRKLDAEVVAREMRRARGADGVRLFQFSEFLTSLQIASFFSRQSATLRQKDPADEADIRASQEEANFSAAKEVVETIQLNHPLVYDQYNLCEMALSGNLKVLKLPMLQRLCEDLGLDAPVPPVRKKALYLALLEEIAKKCTCRK; the protein is encoded by the coding sequence ATGGATTTAGCGAAAATGGGATACAAGACCCATTTGGAAGAAGGTGTTGGCATATTGCCCTCTCTTAAAGCCCCAGTTGCTCACCAGGAGGGTCACTTTGTACCAAATGAGGGATGGGCCCTCAGAGCAGCAAAGAAGGCGTATAGATCCAGCGAAAAGCAAAAGTCTTACTTACTGGCGAAATTCTCTATCGGTCAAACAACGGGCCGTAAGCTTGACGCCGAGGTTGTGGCGAGGGAAATGAGACGCGCCCGTGGAGCAGATGGTGTGCGACTTTTCCAGTTCTCAGAATTCCTAACCAGCTTGCAGATTGCGTCCTTCTTCTCAAGGCAAAGCGCTACACTACGGCAAAAGGACCCAGCAGATGAAGCCGATATCCGGGCATCTCAAGAGGAAGCTAACTTTAGTGCAGCGAAGGAGGTCGTTGAAACCATTCAGCTCAACCATCCTCTGGTATACGATCAGTACAACCTGTGTGAGATGGCGCTCAGTGGTAACTTGAAAGTCCTCAAGCTACCGATGCTTCAGCGCTTGTGCGAGGATCTCGGCCTTGATGCACCTGTCCCGCCTGTGCGCAAGAAGGCTCTATACTTGGCACTCTTAGAGGAAATAGCCAAAAAGTGCACATGCCGAAAGTAA
- the LOC140940661 gene encoding uncharacterized protein, producing the protein MCTVPKELAVHKTTTAKGSHRVDSLKSAFIFKTTNTLIPVGSPICKQWNEYISKQAMPNQTLVFASGGVEPVPGVSHLQELPEPHLLVEGETGLSSAETTCSELSSDDLATELKRLEISSRGRDDETFLSPDTGSLVSSTSDEAPTTMQEPRKKLNEYLVSKNIPPITQPWMEWDKAGESTKKRYTKRTVEIFSSVLQDLTPNYAGSLWQAVVSSPAMNKALKLDELSQTSKNYLQALSEAYGKAQGWETRRQILSIMSGVASFNDISRFIPGLTRYRYSLANLHRLQYGSGAPTTHHPSPRIKVDLKQLDHFLSYITSPHLVQDLPFGQKTLKLSSGHLVEIPNVIRTMIPQRIARQYAQYCHETGFKPFSERTMLRVLEECKASVRKSLQGLDYVAADGARDDVCTADELKEKLLSHGGMKGVRVVSLDTIIETPDSGQTITGITKLNNFEFSSTESVTCWRAYCVGRGKIINPGSSSSKYGN; encoded by the exons ATGTGTACAGTACCCAAAGAATTAGCAGTACATAAAACTACAACTGCTAAAGGGAGCCACCGAGTGGATAGCTTGAAGTCGGCGTTTATTTTCAAAACCACGAACACACTTATTCCAGTTGGATCAC CAATTTGTAAACAATGGAACGAGTATATCAGCAAACAGGCCATGCCTAACCAAACTCTAGTGTTTGCTTCAGGTGGGGTGGAGCCCGTCCCCGGGGTCTCGCACCTGCAAGAGTTACCCGAGCCCCATTTGTTG GTAGAGGGGGAAACAGGCCTTTCAAGTGCAGAAACAACTTGTAGTGAGTTATCGTCTGATGACCTTGCAACTGAACTGAAGAGGCTGGAGATATCGTCAAGAGGGCGGGATGATGAGACGTTCCTCAGTCCGGATACCGGAAGTCTTGTTTCTTCCACGAGTGACGAGGCCCCAACCACTATGCAAGAACCTCGCAAAAAGTTGAACGAATATCTGGTTTCGAAGAACATCCCGCCAATAACTCAGCCCTGGATGGAATGGGATAAAGCTGGAGAGAGCACTAAGAAGAGATACACCAAAAGGACAGTGGAGATCTTTTCTTCAGTCCTACAAGATCTTACACCTAATTATGCAGGTTCTCTTTGGCAAGCGGTCGTCTCGTCCCCTGCCATGAACAAAGCTCTTAAACTTGATGAATTATCACAAACGTCCAAGAATTATCTTCAGGCCTTATCAGAGGCATACGGTAAAGCTCAAGGGTGGGAGACAAGAAGGCAGATCTTGTCTATCATGTCAGGCGTTGCCAGCTtcaatgatatttcaagatTTATACCAGGCTTAACTAGATATCGCTATAGCTTGGCCAACCTGCATCGCTTACAGTATGGTAGCGGGGCTCCCACAACGCACCACCCTTCGCCGAGGATAAAGGTTGATCTGAAGCAACTTGACCATTTTTTATCGTATATAACAAGTCCGCATTTGGTGCAGGATCTACCATTTGGGCAGAAAACGTTGAAACTCTCTTCTGGCCACCTGGTTGAGATACCAAACGTCATAAGGACGATGATACCCCAAAGAATAGCACGTCAGTACGCTCAGTACTGCCACGAAACTGGCTTTAAACCATTCAGTGAGCGTACTATGCTTCGTGTATTGGAGGAATGCAAGGCCTCGGTCCGAAAATCTCTCCAAGGACTTGACTACGTCGCCGCAGACGGTGCGCGTGATGATGTTTGCACTGCCGATgagcttaaagaaaaattattatcGCATGGTGGAATGAAAGGTGTAAGAGTTGTTTCCCTTGATACGATCATCGAAACACCTGACAGTGGGCAAACTATTACTGGCATTACAAAACTGAACAATTTTGAGTTTAGCTCTACAGAGTCTGTTACCTGTTGGCGTGCGTATTGTGTTGGTCGCGGAAAAATCATCAATCCAGGATCTTCATCAAGTAAGTATGggaattaa